The Oncorhynchus mykiss isolate Arlee chromosome 8, USDA_OmykA_1.1, whole genome shotgun sequence genome includes the window attttttttactgctaTTTTACTATGTTCGTGTTCCCCTGTTCAAACATTGCGTCCATCAACCACGGGTTGTGTGCCATATtatcgactgacagattgctataacatatgtggttagctgataagTCAAATACCGATCCAGGCGTTGTACGATCTGGCAGGCGTCAGCAACGCCTGGGCAGAGGAATGCGCTGATTGTAGCCAGAGTAGGTAGGTAGGCCTATTCCGATGAATCAGCATTGTGACTGTAAGTAAGGTGGGGGGAAGGGAGAAGTAACTTTAGCTGGGTTGATCTTCCACAGGAGGGAGGCATGTTTGTTTGTGCTATCTGGGGTCCTTGTGACATCTCTACCCTAAACCATAACCCAACCCACAATAACCCGTTTACATTTCAATGGGATGATGCCAGAGTTGGACGTCacaaggatcccggatagcaagTACCATTTTGATAGAAATATCGGTATTTGTATGCGTCAGACACTGTATGTTATTCACCACTCTGCCAATGTAACGGGCCTGGAGGATGGCATGCTggaattgattttttttttacttttcaaGACAACTGAAGATACTAGGTTTAATTTGTGCaagtgtaggccgtcatttgtaaataagaattagttctttactgactttcctagttaaataaaacaaaaagttgaATTTACATCCACTCGTGTAGAGGTCAAATTATCATATGGGGCCAGAAGACTAGTTGCTTATTGAAATTTGTTTTTCTATAACTACTACAGTACAAGGTTGATTTCAAACGAATGGTtatacttatttattttttaatcgcGATACAAGCAATAATTTTTCAAGCCTATCAATCCTTTATGGCCCTCTTGGAGTTTAATGTCACTGTCAAAGCAAACTCAAGAGGAAACTCTGCTGTCCTAATTTACAATAAAcatttttacttaaaaaaaaaacagtatgtTACAAACAAATTCCAATCCACTTCAGGCAATTTGAAAATCATTCATGGTAATCATGTTTTTGTTGTGATTTGCCATACACGAGGTAGCTGGGAGTTTACTTACCATGGAAAATGCTCATCATTTGCAGACTTCACCATTTCAGAAGTGTGGCAAAAATGGGGTCATATTTGTCAGGTAGGCTGATCTCCCATGCCTTCTTTTCAACCGTGACTGAcccctctccctcaatgtgttATCCTTATAGCGAACAAGATTTTCTCCTGTGATCTTTGTGACTATCAAACAAATCAGCTCCATCTGCATACAAATTCCACCCTTCAAtatgaaaatatttttttgcattacAGTGTGTGATTCTTCGTTTTTGCCTGCAACTAACATTTTGTTGGTTTGGTCTACAAAACAATGCATACTGCTCCTTGTCCTTCCATCGTCCTGAAGCTGGAGCAACCTTCAGGTTCTCACCCAATGCAATGTGACACAAACAATTTGCATTGAGGAGGTAAAAGCGGGCGTTGTTATTTGTAGCTGCTCATAGCCTTTTACAGTTCCACAGCACCTGGTCCCAGTAGCCGAGTTCTAGtgtatcaccctctccccccttctgCACACACACAAGTCACCCAGTGACTTTGTATGTAATGTGCATTGACGTGCTGGTGACTATCATGTGTTCTCCCTGCTCTAGCTGGATGTTTGTCACTTTTAGGCTCCCGCCGCCCTGGTTGGCAGGCCGCCGTGGCTGGAGGCAAGTGTCCAACACTCGTCTCAGCACTGGATGTATGTACAAAGTGCTGTTTAGCCATTAGCcattttcagtgtgtgtgtctgccatttTATCTTTACTCAGCTGAATTTTTTGGGGTTAATATTACAAAATGCTTGCATCGGGAGTGGGATCTCTTTTTCTGTTTAAGGCACTATGTTAGAATTGATAAAGGTCCAATTTCCACTTCTTCATGTTTCGCTTTTCTTGCAAATGGCTCCAGCAAGTCTGTGTTCATATTTGTTTTAGGGATATGTACTTATGATAATGATTTACAAATACTGACATTGGTCGGAATATGCTCTTGATACATTAACTaggaagtttttttttaaataatcctGGTTTGAAGTTGATGTCACTCTGTTTTGTCTGTAAACAGAAATGTATTTTTGAATCCCTTTGTCTTAACAGGCATTTACTAAAATGTCATATTGCAAGATGTGCTCAATGGATGTCGGATAATCAACAAAGATCCTATCACTTCAGACAAATGCCTTACTGGCATtgttcctctttctttctctctactgtAGCACACAAACAAGCTTTGAGTTTGCTTCCCGTTTCAAGACTGGAGAGCTAGAGTGTTCTCCAATCCCGAGAATAATGGTAGCAAACTGTACCATCTTATCAGTGTGGCGATCTAAGTTGGATGTTCCACTCAGCAGGCACCTTGCAGGTCTGTCTGAAAAGACCTGAAGGAGAGTTAAGAACCGAAGCAGTTTTTCAGTAACATGCGGAAGCAATGAGAAAAAGAGGAAGCCGCTCCATATATATGCCTGTGCATCGCCGTAGGAAAGGTAGAGAAAAGTAAATGAACACACAAGTACATTATTCATAATATCTTAGATTTTCAGGTGCACTCAAGTTGAACATTTCAATTCTAGCATTAGCAAATTGTCAAAACCTTTTGAAATCCTAATCCTGATATTCTAGTGTGTTTTATTAAGAAATCTTATTACTGTAAGTAAATAGGACGTGCACTTTTGGCATCTTTACCAAACAATATAAAACACTGAAATAACTAAGCATAACTTGCAAAACAACTGAATGGAAAAGGTTACTTCTTAAAAAGCTTTATATGTTCTAACCAAAGTGCTACTTGGCTCCCTCTACAGGGCTAACATGTACTCCAAAGGCACCAAACGCAAGTTCTCTGATGGTGTGGACAACAAGGCGGTGGCGGCATCCTATAGCCTGCAGCGCCAGTCCCTGCTGGACATGTCCCTGCTCAAGCTGCAGCTGTGCCACATGCTGGCGGAGCCCAACCTGTGTCGCTCGGTGCTCATCGCCAACACGGTGCGCCAGATCCAGGAGGAGATGGCCCACGACGGCAGCTGGCAGGTGGTCACAGAGGCCTTAGGTGGCTCTGGCCATGGCCCATCTGACCGCTTGGTGGACACCGAGGTTCTGTGCCAGTCGCTGGAGCAGCAGGACGGTGGGCCTAGGCTATACTCAGTGATGGGCTACGACGGCTGCCGTGAGGAGGAAGTGGTGACGGACAAGGCACTGTGTTCTGTGGTGGTTGGCGACAGGTCCCCGGCCCTCCTGTTGGGGACCATTGGCCACTGCTGGGACAGGGGGGAACTGAGAGTGGAGGATGGGGTCAGCAAAGACTCAGGTATGGGGGACGAGGAGGGGACGAGGTCTGGGGAGGGGGCTAAAATGGCAACGGGGCAGGTGTTTGGGACTTTTGAGATCAAGAACGGTGCCCCCGGGTCAGACCCGGCACTAGAGGAGCTGTTCTCTGACGTTGATGCCTCATATTATGATTTGGACACCATGCTGACAGGCATGCAGAGTGCCCCCAAGATGGGGCCTTACGACTTTCTGGACAGCTTGGCCTCCTCACACGGCTCTGTGTCCAACTCCAGCTGTAGAGCCGATCTCAATGAACTTGACCACATTATGGAGATCATTGTGGGCTCATAGCTTACAGACTTAAAACTCCAATACTGTTTCATTGATCTTGTGCCACTGCCTTTTTGTCTTGTATGTGCGGACATACAGTATTTACACACTTTCCTCTATGGAAACTGAGTGAAATCCATCTCCGTGCAATGAAATGTTCATCTGAAAAGGTTCACGCTTTCTCAAGTTCACCATCCTTTTTCTTATGTATACTTTCTTTATGTTTGTATTTGAGTGTGTTCTCTCTTCTGTTTTTTTATGTTGTTTCTGGTTTAATTTATTGTACTTATTACACTACATCAATTCAGAGCAGCACAACATATTTACATGAACTATACATATTttctttataaatatatataagaaAAATATTGTTAAAACGTTTCTGTAtaaatatacacatatatatttttttactaaagAGACAGTCTGGgaattgttcttttttttttctatATTTCTATATCCAGAACAATTGCACAAAAGCTCTAATTTACCTGTTGTCTTCCAAAGGTTTAACTTTGGTTGTGTCTTTGAGCTACAAGAGTAAAGATGCATTGTCGAAAACATGAATTGCGTTCAGTATGCTCACAATGTGACGCCTTGTCTTGGTCTATGGTTTGGTTCTACAGTATATGCACCATGTACAGTATTCCTTATGAACACATTGCCTTCTTGAGCCA containing:
- the cdca4 gene encoding cell division cycle-associated protein 4 isoform X2, whose translation is MANMYSKGTKRKFSDGVDNKAVAASYSLQRQSLLDMSLLKLQLCHMLAEPNLCRSVLIANTVRQIQEEMAHDGSWQVVTEALGGSGHGPSDRLVDTEVLCQSLEQQDGGPRLYSVMGYDGCREEEVVTDKALCSVVVGDRSPALLLGTIGHCWDRGELRVEDGVSKDSGMGDEEGTRSGEGAKMATGQVFGTFEIKNGAPGSDPALEELFSDVDASYYDLDTMLTGMQSAPKMGPYDFLDSLASSHGSVSNSSCRADLNELDHIMEIIVGS
- the cdca4 gene encoding cell division cycle-associated protein 4 isoform X1; translation: MRKRGSRSIYMPVHRRRKGREKANMYSKGTKRKFSDGVDNKAVAASYSLQRQSLLDMSLLKLQLCHMLAEPNLCRSVLIANTVRQIQEEMAHDGSWQVVTEALGGSGHGPSDRLVDTEVLCQSLEQQDGGPRLYSVMGYDGCREEEVVTDKALCSVVVGDRSPALLLGTIGHCWDRGELRVEDGVSKDSGMGDEEGTRSGEGAKMATGQVFGTFEIKNGAPGSDPALEELFSDVDASYYDLDTMLTGMQSAPKMGPYDFLDSLASSHGSVSNSSCRADLNELDHIMEIIVGS
- the cdca4 gene encoding cell division cycle-associated protein 4 isoform X3 → MYSKGTKRKFSDGVDNKAVAASYSLQRQSLLDMSLLKLQLCHMLAEPNLCRSVLIANTVRQIQEEMAHDGSWQVVTEALGGSGHGPSDRLVDTEVLCQSLEQQDGGPRLYSVMGYDGCREEEVVTDKALCSVVVGDRSPALLLGTIGHCWDRGELRVEDGVSKDSGMGDEEGTRSGEGAKMATGQVFGTFEIKNGAPGSDPALEELFSDVDASYYDLDTMLTGMQSAPKMGPYDFLDSLASSHGSVSNSSCRADLNELDHIMEIIVGS